A stretch of the Medicago truncatula cultivar Jemalong A17 chromosome 5, MtrunA17r5.0-ANR, whole genome shotgun sequence genome encodes the following:
- the LOC11442515 gene encoding probable L-type lectin-domain containing receptor kinase S.7 has translation MHPVTLFTLFSTFILTASGAGNIHLDFPYFTTADTATNLTFLGDSSLTTNGVVSLTQPTTFSTGAIIYKHPISLFDISTNTTSSFSTTFSFSITNSNPTSFGDGIAFFLSPNNLSSTSSPSPFGLPTNFIAVEFDTRFNPHFNDPNENHIGFDIDTLNSLKIVDPIFNGIDLKSGNTITSWIDYKTDQNLLSVFLSYSTKKPHDPILSATVDLSEYFCDNEAVYVGFSASAEKSTELHQIERWSFYTVGFEPARPRLRSHNVSDNSVGVSTGNEVKVRGSRSTFSSKNSFSSSSKKKFGFGFAVAGPVFFCVVFTLLGYYSFMKWKGVRKGVSKNFQTGFVACPREFSYRELKSATREFHPSRIVGHGSFGTVYKAFFISSGTIAAVKRSRHSHEGKTEFLSELNIIAGLRHKNLAQLLGWSVEKGELLLFYDFMPNGSLDKMLYKEPERGKLLTWSIRYNIVVGLASVLVYLHQECEQRVVHRDIKTGNVLLDGNFNARLGDFGLAKLMDHDKSPVSTLTAGTMGYLAPEYLQYGKATDKTDVFSFGVVVLEVACGKRPIEREGPKMINLVDWVWGLYSEGKIIEAVDKRLNGEFEEEEMTKLLLLGLSCANPDSAARPTMRRVLQILNNEAMQFAVPKVKPTLTFSSDLPLSIHEIVSDDDLDYEEFNTSQSMCEIKIH, from the coding sequence ATGCATCCCGTAACCCTCTTCACTCTCTTCTCCACCTTCATCCTCACCGCCTCCGGTGCCGGTAACATCCACCTCGACTTCCCTTACTTCACCACCGCAGACACCGCCACCAACCTCACCTTCCTCGGCGATTCATCTCTAACCACCAACGGCGTCGTTTCCTTAACTCAGCCCACCACTTTCTCCACCGGTGCTATCATCTACAAACACCCCATTTCTCTCTTtgacatttcaacaaacacCACGTCTTCATTCTCAACAACGTTCTCTTTCTCTATTACAAATTCAAATCCCACTTCCTTTGGTGATGGCATTGCTTTCTTCCTTTCCCCCAACAATCTCTCATCAACATCGTCACCAAGCCCATTTGGTCTTCCTACAAATTTTATTGCTGTTGAATTCGATACGCGATTCAACCCACATTTCAATGACCCAAATGAAAATCATATAGGTTTTGATATTGATACATTGAACTCTCTTAAAATTGTTGATCCAATTTTCAATGGGATTGATCTCAAGAGTGGTAACACTATCACTTCTTGGATTGATTACAAGACTGATCAGAATTTGCTTTCTGTTTTCTTGAGTTATTCTACTAAGAAGCCACATGATCCTATTCTTTCAGCTACCGTTGATCTTTCGGAGTATTTTTGTGATAATGAAGCTGTTTATGTTGGTTTTTCAGCTTCTGCTGAAAAAAGTACTGAGCTTCATCAAATTGAAAGATGGAGTTTTTACACTGTTGGGTTTGAGCCTGCAAGACCTAGGTTGCGTAGTCACAATGTTTCCGATAATTCTGTTGGTGTAAGTACCGGGAATGAGGTAAAAGTTCGTGGGTCGCGTTCTACTTTTTCTTCGAAGAATTCTTTTTCTTCGTCTTCGAAGAAAaagtttggttttggttttgctGTTGCAGGTCCTGTTTTTTTCTGTGTTGTTTTTACTTTGTTGGGGTATTATTCTTTTATGAAATGGAAAGGTGTGAGAAAAGGGGTGTCGAAGAATTTTCAAACTGGGTTTGTTGCTTGTCCTAGGGAGTTTAGTTACAGAGAATTGAAATCGGCTACAAGAGAGTTTCATCCGAGCAGGATTGTTGGTCACGGTTCATTTGGAACTGTGTATAAAGCGTTCTTTATATCGTCTGGAACCATTGCTGCAGTGAAAAGATCGAGGCATTCACATGAAGGAAAGACCGAGTTTCTCTCTGAATTGAACATCATTGCTGGTTTAAGGCACAAGAATTTGGCTCAGTTGTTGGGTTGGTCTGTTGAGAAAGGTGAGTTGCttcttttttatgatttcatgCCTAATGGAAGCTTAGACAAGATGCTTTACAAAGAACCTGAGAGAGGGAAATTGTTGACTTGGTCTATTAGGTATAatattgttgttggtttggCTTCTGTATTGGTTTATCTTCATCAGGAATGTGAGCAAAGAGTGGTTCATAGAGATATTAAAACTGGGAATGTTTTGCTGGATGGGAATTTCAATGCTAGGTTAGGTGATTTTGGATTGGCTAAACTCATGGATCATGATAAGAGTCCTGTTTCAACTTTAACTGCTGGAACAATGGGATACCTTGCACCTGAATATCTTCAATATGGTAAAGCTACTGATAAGACTGATGTTTTCAGCTTTGGTGTGGTTGTGCTTGAAGTGGCTTGTGGGAAAAGGCCTATTGAAAGAGAGGGTCCAAAGATGATTAATTTGGTGGATTGGGTTTGGGGGTTGTATTCTGAAGGGAAGATAATTGAGGCTGTTGATAAGAGGTTGAATGGTGAATTCGAGGAAGAGGAAATGACGAAGCTTTTGTTGTTAGGGTTGAGCTGTGCTAATCCTGATAGTGCTGCAAGGCCTACAATGAGAAGGGTTTTGCAGATTCTCAACAATGAAGCTATGCAATTTGCTGTGCCAAAAGTAAAGCCAACCTTAACTTTCTCATCTGATTTACCATTGAGTATTCATGAGATTGTTTCTGATGATGATCTTGATTATGAAGAGTTCAATACTAGCCAGTCTATGTGTGAGATTAAAATTCACTGA